A single genomic interval of Acetobacteraceae bacterium harbors:
- a CDS encoding TonB-dependent receptor produces the protein MINAGNYASLLNVWGLRVANPGDPNTSLIYDPSVCMASAGCSFSNIFGPLFAGSARYSNLTTVTNTSYTFHDLNFRVHKNDVVKMPWKNGGSLGIAFGMEHRDESLSYRPDQYITSGQAATNVQSATQGGFNVSEGYLGGKSQLLKDAAYAKDLTIDGQGRISSYNTFGSTKNWKVGINWSPSRDIRFSGTLGTSFRQPSVWNLYSGQAVSYKQAFDPCTQIGSYGAASGNVAATCARWSSAEFPASGEF, from the coding sequence ATGATCAATGCGGGCAATTACGCCAGCCTGCTGAATGTATGGGGTTTGCGGGTTGCCAATCCGGGCGATCCGAATACGTCATTGATCTATGACCCCTCCGTCTGCATGGCGTCGGCAGGGTGCTCGTTCTCAAATATTTTCGGACCGCTTTTCGCGGGATCAGCACGTTACTCCAATCTCACGACCGTCACGAATACGAGCTACACCTTCCACGACCTCAACTTCCGTGTGCATAAGAATGACGTCGTCAAAATGCCCTGGAAAAATGGTGGCAGTCTCGGCATTGCCTTCGGGATGGAGCATCGAGACGAGTCCCTCTCCTATCGTCCAGACCAGTACATCACCAGTGGTCAGGCCGCGACGAACGTTCAATCGGCGACGCAGGGCGGGTTCAATGTCAGTGAAGGTTATCTGGGAGGCAAATCACAGCTCCTGAAAGATGCTGCTTACGCCAAAGACTTGACCATTGACGGTCAGGGAAGAATTTCCTCTTATAACACGTTCGGTTCGACGAAGAACTGGAAAGTCGGGATCAACTGGTCGCCGTCACGCGACATTCGTTTCAGTGGCACGCTGGGCACGTCCTTCCGCCAGCCTTCAGTCTGGAATCTTTATAGTGGGCAGGCCGTGAGCTATAAGCAGGCTTTTGACCCCTGCACCCAGATTGGCTCCTATGGTGCTGCTTCCGGTAATGTCGCGGCTACCTGCGCGCGCTGGTCTTCCGCCGAATTTCCAGCAAGTGGGGAATTCTAA
- a CDS encoding TonB-dependent receptor, whose amino-acid sequence MGNSKVQTLQGGNPQVQPEVGRTYTFGTVLTPRQIPNLMVSVEYWHYTVKNMISQLGTQYILDHCYAQNSAGYCADVQWNAGTGQIQAVQALWGNNGVCARVVLILILITPSV is encoded by the coding sequence GTGGGGAATTCTAAGGTTCAGACGCTTCAGGGTGGTAACCCCCAGGTGCAACCGGAGGTTGGCCGCACCTACACTTTCGGCACAGTCCTGACACCGCGCCAGATCCCCAATCTGATGGTCTCCGTCGAATATTGGCATTACACCGTCAAGAACATGATCTCTCAATTAGGGACTCAGTATATTCTTGATCATTGCTACGCGCAGAACTCTGCCGGTTACTGTGCTGACGTGCAGTGGAATGCTGGCACGGGACAGATCCAGGCTGTGCAGGCGCTTTGGGGCAATAATGGCGTTTGCGCACGGGTGGTATTGATTTTGATCTTGATTACGCCATCCGTCTGA
- a CDS encoding sugar porter family MFS transporter, with the protein MSVNKDNAEIQESQDVTPEQALKAAEAAVHHVEISSNAKIMLGLTAFVAAICGGLYGYDTGIISGALLLITSDFHLNSGMQELVASSILIGAVVGALVAGSMSEKYGRRFTATIVSAVFVLGAIACSFVQSVTQLIIFRVFLGLAVGGSTQVVPMYISELAPAGRRGNLVTMFNVAIGIGILLANIIGFAARDAWGWRPMIGLAAIPAAFVFLCLLFLPRSPRWTAENEGLKSAIAELSRIRTSKKAILREIREMHEIAESTDPLDKGWRGLAQPWVRPAVIAALGVAFFTQVGGLEMMIYYAPTFLHDAGFGKNSALLASLGVAITYCVMTFLGCLTVDKIGRRRLMLITGPISVLSIIGLGVVFSMHPAEGSFGAWLVIFFLLSFMASNSIGIQICGWLTGAEMFPLCMRGQATSLFAATLWGSDFLVTITALTLVQLVTLGGAMWVYAAVNVLTVLFVFRFVPELSGASLEDIEYALRKKRFTPRKGHTRIVDASDV; encoded by the coding sequence ATGTCTGTGAATAAAGACAATGCCGAAATTCAGGAATCTCAGGATGTTACGCCGGAGCAGGCTTTGAAAGCTGCTGAGGCGGCGGTGCATCATGTTGAAATCTCTTCAAACGCGAAGATCATGCTGGGCCTGACGGCCTTCGTCGCGGCAATTTGTGGGGGCCTTTACGGTTACGACACCGGCATCATCTCCGGCGCGCTGCTTCTCATCACGTCCGACTTCCATCTCAATAGCGGTATGCAGGAGCTGGTGGCATCGTCCATCCTGATCGGCGCGGTGGTGGGTGCCCTTGTTGCTGGGTCCATGTCCGAGAAATATGGGCGTCGTTTTACCGCGACCATTGTCAGTGCCGTCTTCGTACTGGGCGCCATCGCCTGTAGTTTCGTGCAGAGCGTCACGCAGCTGATTATCTTCCGCGTCTTTCTCGGTCTCGCGGTCGGTGGGTCAACGCAGGTTGTGCCGATGTATATTTCGGAACTCGCACCGGCGGGACGGCGCGGCAATCTTGTGACGATGTTCAATGTCGCGATCGGCATTGGTATCCTGCTTGCCAACATCATCGGTTTCGCCGCGCGCGATGCGTGGGGTTGGCGGCCGATGATTGGACTCGCGGCGATCCCGGCGGCTTTCGTCTTTCTCTGCTTGCTCTTCTTGCCGCGCAGTCCCCGCTGGACGGCTGAAAATGAGGGCCTCAAATCCGCGATTGCTGAATTGAGCCGTATCCGCACGTCAAAAAAAGCGATCCTGCGCGAAATCCGTGAAATGCATGAAATCGCGGAAAGCACGGACCCGCTCGATAAAGGCTGGCGCGGCCTGGCCCAGCCCTGGGTGCGCCCTGCCGTCATCGCTGCCTTGGGTGTGGCCTTCTTCACGCAAGTGGGCGGGCTGGAGATGATGATTTATTACGCGCCGACATTTCTGCACGATGCCGGGTTTGGTAAAAACTCCGCCCTGCTCGCCTCGCTGGGTGTAGCCATCACTTATTGCGTCATGACATTTCTAGGATGTCTCACAGTTGACAAGATTGGTCGGCGCCGCCTCATGCTGATTACGGGGCCGATTTCCGTATTAAGCATTATCGGGCTTGGTGTTGTCTTCTCCATGCATCCGGCAGAAGGCAGCTTCGGGGCATGGCTTGTGATTTTCTTCCTGCTCAGCTTCATGGCCAGCAACTCGATCGGTATTCAGATCTGCGGCTGGCTGACGGGCGCGGAGATGTTTCCGCTCTGTATGCGCGGCCAGGCGACAAGCCTGTTTGCGGCGACATTATGGGGTTCGGACTTTCTCGTGACCATCACAGCTCTGACACTTGTTCAACTCGTGACATTGGGCGGCGCGATGTGGGTCTATGCGGCGGTCAATGTTCTGACAGTCCTCTTTGTGTTCCGCTTCGTGCCAGAGCTTTCAGGTGCGTCGCTTGAGGACATTGAGTATGCGCTGCGCAAAAAACGTTTCACGCCCCGTAAGGGCCACACACGCATTGTGGATGCCAGCGACGTTTAA
- the purH gene encoding bifunctional phosphoribosylaminoimidazolecarboxamide formyltransferase/IMP cyclohydrolase, whose amino-acid sequence MPSSSPLSIRRALISVSDKTGLLKLAQALTRANVEILSTGGSADALRKAGIAVKDVSEHTGFPEILDGRVKTLLPQIHGGILGRRDDARHVAQMAEHQIAPIDLVCVNLYPFAATVRAGASPEDCIENIDIGGPALIRASAKNHAHVAVLTDPAQYHALIDALATGGTTMAQRRHWAQAAYAHTASYDAMIADWFAGQEGTRFPETLTITASLQESLRYGENPHQQAAFYTTAEQRNGVATAKQVQGKALSYNNLNDTDAAFEAVSEFDGPAVVIVKHANPCGVAMAETLSEAWDLALRCDPVSAFGGIVAVNRPLDAATAEKIAGIFTEVIVAPDADAAARDILRAKKNLHLLITGGMAAPEAQSRAVKSVAGGYLVQDRDAGRVSLDQLKVVTRRKPTEAELRDLLFAFRVAKHVKSNAIVFAKEGATVGIGAGQMSRLDSARIAGRKSQDAASLSRAEAALTVGSVAASDAFFPFADGLEAIIDAGAVAVIQPGGSIRDDEVIAAADKAGIAMVLTGVRHFRH is encoded by the coding sequence ATGCCCTCATCATCGCCCCTCAGCATTCGACGCGCCCTTATTTCTGTTTCTGACAAGACGGGACTTCTTAAACTCGCCCAGGCGCTGACGCGGGCGAATGTGGAAATCCTCTCAACAGGCGGGTCCGCAGATGCCCTGCGCAAGGCCGGTATCGCGGTAAAAGATGTTTCCGAGCATACAGGCTTCCCCGAAATTCTGGATGGCCGCGTCAAGACGCTTCTGCCCCAGATACATGGCGGCATTCTCGGTCGGCGCGATGATGCAAGGCACGTCGCCCAGATGGCCGAACATCAGATTGCGCCGATTGATCTCGTCTGCGTCAATCTTTATCCCTTCGCCGCAACAGTGCGCGCGGGTGCTTCGCCGGAAGATTGCATTGAAAATATCGATATTGGCGGGCCTGCCCTTATTCGAGCGTCCGCGAAAAACCATGCTCACGTGGCCGTTCTGACGGACCCGGCGCAGTATCACGCCCTGATCGACGCCTTGGCGACCGGTGGGACGACAATGGCGCAGCGCCGTCATTGGGCCCAGGCCGCTTACGCGCACACGGCTTCTTACGATGCCATGATCGCCGATTGGTTTGCGGGGCAGGAGGGCACACGCTTCCCGGAGACGCTCACCATCACCGCCTCATTGCAGGAAAGCTTGCGCTACGGGGAAAATCCGCATCAGCAAGCCGCGTTTTACACCACGGCAGAACAACGCAATGGGGTTGCCACGGCCAAACAGGTTCAGGGCAAAGCGCTGAGCTATAATAATCTGAATGACACAGATGCGGCTTTCGAGGCCGTCAGTGAGTTTGATGGCCCCGCCGTCGTGATTGTCAAACATGCCAATCCCTGCGGTGTCGCCATGGCGGAAACCCTTTCCGAAGCCTGGGACCTGGCATTGCGCTGCGACCCGGTTTCAGCTTTCGGCGGGATTGTTGCTGTCAACCGCCCCCTTGATGCCGCCACCGCTGAGAAGATCGCGGGTATTTTCACGGAGGTGATTGTCGCACCTGATGCTGATGCGGCGGCGCGCGACATTCTGCGGGCCAAAAAGAATCTGCATCTCCTCATCACGGGCGGCATGGCCGCGCCCGAAGCGCAGAGCCGCGCGGTCAAATCCGTCGCGGGCGGGTATCTCGTGCAGGATCGCGATGCGGGCCGCGTATCGCTCGATCAGCTCAAAGTAGTGACGCGCAGAAAACCGACAGAGGCGGAGCTTCGGGATCTTCTCTTCGCCTTCAGAGTTGCTAAACATGTTAAGTCAAATGCCATCGTCTTTGCGAAAGAGGGTGCGACGGTGGGGATTGGGGCAGGGCAGATGTCCCGCTTGGACTCGGCACGTATCGCAGGCCGGAAAAGCCAGGATGCGGCGTCCCTGAGTCGTGCCGAAGCGGCATTGACCGTCGGATCCGTGGCCGCCTCTGATGCGTTCTTCCCATTCGCCGATGGGTTGGAGGCGATTATTGATGCGGGTGCCGTCGCCGTCATCCAGCCGGGCGGCTCCATTCGTGATGATGAGGTGATCGCTGCGGCAGATAAAGCGGGGATCGCGATGGTGCTGACCGGGGTGCGTCATTTCAGGCACTGA
- the clpB gene encoding ATP-dependent chaperone ClpB encodes MNIEKLTERCRGFLQAAQTIALREYHQQLTTEHLLKAMLDDPEGAASGLIRAAGGDPTKALAGIDEVVAKFPKVQGEGASQPQLTPDLARVIDQAEQDAQRAGDSFVAQDRLLVAIAKSASPSAKVLKAANVTAAALEGAVARLRNGRVVDGANAEAGFDALKKYARDVTAVAQSGKLDPVIGRDEEIRRTIQVLARRTKNNPVLIGEPGVGKTAIVEGLALRIVNGDVPEALRNKKLLSLDMGALVAGAKYRGEFEERLKAVLKEIESAEGQVILFIDEMHTLVGAGRSDGAMDASNLIKPELARGVLHCVGATTLDEYRKYIEKDAALARRFQPVFVGEPSVADTISILRGIKEKYELHHGVRITDNALVAAATLSNRYITDRFLPDKAIDLVDEAASRLRMQIDSKPEALDELDRRIIQLKIEREAIRKEDDNASRERLEKLELELADLQEQSDQLSATWHAEKNRVNEVQKLQEQLDQARSEIEVAQRKGDLGRASELMYAVIPGLEQQINKTREENESSSAQSGMVSEAVTDQGIASIVSRWTGVPVDRMLEGERAKLLRMEDALRHRVVGQEPALKTVANAVRRARAGLQDPHRPIGSFLFLGPTGVGKTELTKALAEFLFDDDRAMFRIDMSEYMEKHAVARLVGAPPGYVGYEEGGTLTEAVRRRPYQVILFDEVEKAHEDVFNILLQVLDDGRLTDGQGRLVDFRNTIIVLTSNLGSDILAKQDEGEASDLVEAQVMAVVRNHFRPEFLNRLDEIVLFARLQRPDMRQIVDIQLSRLRQLLAERHVSLDLSEAAMEWLADAGYDPIYGARPLKRVIQRTLQNSLAGLLLEGRILDGETVQVDADEKGLTVAGVPVSEL; translated from the coding sequence ATGAATATCGAAAAACTGACAGAAAGATGTCGCGGGTTTCTGCAGGCGGCGCAGACGATTGCGCTGCGGGAATATCATCAGCAACTCACCACGGAACATCTCCTTAAAGCCATGCTGGATGACCCGGAGGGCGCGGCATCCGGGCTTATCCGCGCTGCGGGAGGTGACCCGACAAAAGCGCTGGCCGGTATCGATGAGGTCGTTGCAAAATTCCCTAAAGTGCAGGGCGAGGGGGCCAGCCAGCCCCAATTAACGCCGGACCTCGCACGCGTGATCGACCAGGCGGAACAGGATGCGCAGCGCGCTGGCGATAGTTTTGTCGCGCAGGATCGCCTTCTTGTCGCGATCGCCAAATCCGCCTCACCTTCGGCGAAGGTCCTGAAAGCTGCCAATGTCACAGCGGCGGCGTTGGAAGGCGCTGTGGCGCGGCTGCGCAACGGGCGTGTCGTGGATGGCGCCAATGCGGAGGCGGGTTTCGACGCGCTGAAAAAATATGCGCGCGATGTCACCGCGGTGGCGCAGTCCGGCAAGCTTGACCCGGTCATTGGCCGGGATGAGGAAATCCGCCGCACCATTCAGGTTCTGGCGCGCCGCACTAAAAACAACCCGGTTCTGATCGGAGAGCCCGGCGTCGGTAAAACGGCGATCGTAGAAGGGCTCGCGCTGCGGATCGTGAATGGAGACGTGCCGGAAGCTTTGCGGAATAAAAAGCTCCTCTCCCTCGATATGGGCGCCCTCGTCGCCGGTGCGAAATATCGCGGCGAATTTGAGGAGCGCCTCAAAGCTGTTCTGAAAGAAATTGAGAGCGCCGAGGGGCAGGTCATTCTCTTCATCGATGAAATGCACACACTTGTTGGCGCGGGTCGCTCAGACGGTGCCATGGATGCCTCCAACCTGATCAAGCCTGAACTGGCACGCGGCGTGCTGCATTGTGTCGGCGCGACGACATTGGATGAATACCGGAAATATATCGAGAAAGACGCGGCTCTTGCCCGACGTTTCCAACCCGTCTTCGTAGGGGAACCGTCCGTCGCGGACACGATATCGATTCTGCGCGGCATTAAAGAAAAATATGAACTGCATCATGGCGTGCGCATCACGGATAACGCGCTCGTCGCGGCGGCCACCCTCTCTAACCGTTACATCACGGACCGTTTTCTGCCCGATAAGGCGATTGACCTTGTCGATGAAGCGGCGAGCCGCTTGCGGATGCAAATTGACAGCAAACCGGAAGCTTTGGATGAGCTTGACCGCCGCATTATCCAGCTGAAGATTGAGCGTGAAGCGATCCGGAAGGAAGATGACAATGCCAGCCGGGAGCGTCTCGAAAAGCTGGAGCTTGAACTCGCTGATCTTCAGGAGCAGTCGGACCAGCTCAGCGCGACCTGGCACGCTGAAAAAAACCGCGTCAATGAAGTGCAGAAATTGCAGGAGCAGCTGGACCAGGCACGTTCGGAAATTGAAGTGGCCCAACGTAAGGGGGATCTCGGTCGCGCCTCTGAGCTGATGTATGCCGTCATTCCGGGGCTGGAGCAGCAGATCAACAAGACACGGGAGGAAAATGAGTCCTCATCAGCGCAGAGCGGTATGGTCAGTGAGGCCGTGACCGACCAGGGAATTGCTTCCATCGTTTCTCGCTGGACGGGGGTGCCGGTTGACAGAATGCTGGAAGGCGAGCGTGCCAAACTTCTGCGTATGGAAGACGCGCTGCGCCATCGCGTCGTCGGGCAAGAGCCCGCTTTGAAAACCGTCGCCAACGCCGTACGCCGTGCCCGCGCGGGATTGCAGGACCCGCATCGCCCGATCGGTTCTTTTCTCTTCCTCGGCCCGACCGGCGTCGGTAAGACGGAATTGACGAAAGCGCTGGCGGAATTTCTTTTTGATGATGACCGCGCCATGTTCCGCATTGATATGAGCGAATATATGGAGAAGCACGCCGTCGCCCGACTGGTCGGCGCGCCCCCCGGCTATGTCGGTTATGAGGAAGGCGGTACCTTGACGGAGGCCGTACGGCGCCGCCCCTATCAGGTGATCCTCTTCGATGAGGTAGAGAAAGCGCATGAGGATGTTTTTAATATCCTCCTTCAGGTCCTTGATGACGGCCGCCTGACGGACGGGCAGGGGCGGCTTGTCGATTTCCGCAATACGATCATCGTCCTGACGTCCAATCTCGGTTCCGACATTCTGGCAAAGCAGGATGAGGGCGAGGCATCTGACCTTGTCGAAGCCCAGGTCATGGCGGTTGTGCGCAATCATTTCCGGCCGGAATTTCTGAATCGTCTTGATGAGATCGTGCTCTTCGCCCGTCTGCAACGCCCGGATATGCGGCAGATTGTCGATATCCAGCTCTCACGCCTGCGGCAATTACTGGCAGAGCGTCATGTCTCACTTGATCTGTCAGAGGCCGCGATGGAATGGCTGGCGGATGCGGGTTACGACCCGATTTACGGCGCGCGCCCTCTCAAGCGTGTCATCCAGCGCACCTTGCAGAACTCGCTTGCTGGTTTGTTACTTGAAGGCCGCATATTGGATGGCGAGACCGTGCAGGTTGATGCTGACGAGAAGGGCCTGACCGTTGCGGGCGTGCCTGTTTCCGAGCTGTAA
- a CDS encoding AGE family epimerase/isomerase — MQIATEVHRLWPLNQGQRFLDFSKNARVADGFCALDGMGEKPRKAEADGILTARMTHSFALGALLGIPGCHAMSAHGVDCLLHRLNDLEH; from the coding sequence ATGCAAATCGCGACGGAAGTGCATCGTCTCTGGCCCCTCAATCAAGGGCAGCGCTTTCTGGATTTTTCCAAAAATGCGCGCGTCGCGGACGGTTTTTGCGCATTGGACGGAATGGGAGAAAAACCGCGGAAAGCCGAAGCGGACGGAATATTAACCGCACGCATGACTCACAGCTTCGCGCTCGGCGCTCTTCTCGGCATTCCAGGATGTCATGCCATGAGCGCGCATGGTGTGGACTGCCTTCTGCACCGCCTGAATGACCTCGAGCATTGA
- a CDS encoding efflux transporter outer membrane subunit produces MHAPARFGQQKAADQMYAAAVDTRWWRAFRDPELNSLVSRLARQNLDLKQGLARIDQAGARVRIARSQGLPNLDWTGSYSYVHQSKSGFVSLVTRRPDAPSDYNFFQNTLGASWDLDLFGRVRRMTEAQRASQLAATGRRHALAPSVVARLSDTYMQLRGVQDVLRVTRATRDIAISNLKLVEDRYREGANTTADLARARGEVTAIEAMIPPLQNSETQLINAIGLLLAEPPEALAVELRQPVTQAASSPSVPTGLPSSLARCRPDIREAEAQLHAATAEIGAAKASFYPDIILNGQVGTQTLSAQQFFSLPARQFTTGASLVLPIFEGGACPGICA; encoded by the coding sequence GTGCATGCGCCGGCGCGGTTCGGGCAACAGAAAGCGGCGGATCAGATGTATGCTGCCGCGGTCGATACGCGTTGGTGGCGGGCTTTCCGTGACCCGGAATTGAACAGCCTCGTCTCACGACTCGCTCGGCAGAACCTTGACCTCAAACAGGGGCTTGCCCGTATCGATCAGGCTGGCGCCCGCGTGCGCATTGCAAGGTCTCAAGGATTGCCTAATCTGGATTGGACCGGCTCCTATAGTTACGTGCATCAGAGCAAATCCGGCTTTGTGTCACTCGTGACGCGGCGACCTGACGCGCCGTCTGATTATAATTTCTTCCAGAATACGCTCGGTGCCTCCTGGGATCTCGATTTGTTTGGTCGTGTGCGCCGCATGACGGAGGCGCAGCGCGCCAGTCAGCTTGCTGCAACGGGGCGGCGCCACGCCCTGGCGCCGAGTGTCGTTGCAAGATTATCGGATACTTACATGCAGTTACGCGGCGTGCAGGATGTTCTGCGCGTCACACGCGCCACGCGCGACATTGCGATTTCCAATCTCAAACTGGTTGAGGACCGTTATCGGGAGGGCGCCAACACCACCGCTGACCTGGCACGGGCGCGGGGTGAAGTTACGGCCATTGAAGCGATGATCCCGCCCCTGCAGAACAGTGAAACCCAGCTCATCAATGCAATAGGGCTTCTGCTTGCCGAACCGCCGGAAGCCCTGGCAGTGGAATTGCGTCAACCCGTGACCCAAGCTGCGTCATCCCCCTCCGTGCCGACCGGCCTGCCATCATCCCTGGCGCGTTGCCGACCGGATATCAGGGAGGCCGAGGCCCAGCTCCATGCCGCGACGGCCGAAATCGGCGCAGCGAAGGCGTCATTTTATCCGGATATCATCCTTAATGGCCAGGTCGGCACCCAGACTTTAAGCGCGCAACAATTTTTCTCCCTTCCGGCGCGACAATTCACAACCGGGGCTTCTCTGGTCCTGCCGATTTTTGAAGGGGGCGCCTGTCCGGGAATTTGCGCCTGA
- a CDS encoding TolC family protein produces MRLTKAAQKQAALQYRETVLTAWNEVDNTLSAYQQFKTRNAAVADTLREARKTLFATRQQYREGATDYLDVNSALRDVLAGEAAFAESRTEINVALYKALGAGWDYADGANGHTVTPMSE; encoded by the coding sequence TTGCGCCTGACAAAAGCCGCGCAAAAACAGGCGGCGCTGCAATATCGGGAGACCGTGCTGACAGCGTGGAATGAGGTTGATAATACCCTCTCCGCCTATCAGCAATTCAAAACCCGCAACGCCGCCGTGGCTGATACATTGCGGGAAGCCCGCAAGACGCTTTTCGCGACGCGACAGCAATATCGCGAGGGTGCGACGGATTATCTCGACGTCAATAGCGCCCTGCGCGACGTCCTTGCCGGAGAGGCCGCTTTCGCTGAAAGCAGGACGGAAATCAACGTCGCGCTCTACAAGGCCCTTGGCGCCGGATGGGACTATGCTGACGGCGCTAATGGCCACACTGTCACACCGATGTCGGAGTAA
- a CDS encoding HlyD family secretion protein produces the protein MSLNTEATVDRHPAIVIERQVDVSRLKAQLQFTRLNACRFKNLAATGAGSREQGQATAAQLQQLRAQIEGAEAAVKAEEEQTRVLKARHEAALKTLQQDAAHVHQAELNLSYTKIIAPFDGVVGEKTVQNGNYVGPGTALMALVPMNDLWVRANYREIALLHVQPGQKARIHVDAYNIDLDGVVDSVPPASGAAFAPLAPENATGNFTKIVQRLPVKIVISPDQPLANLLRMGFSVETTIYTGNAHIVGRQAKTSEAITDK, from the coding sequence TTGTCCTTGAACACGGAAGCCACGGTGGACCGCCACCCTGCCATCGTGATTGAGCGTCAGGTCGATGTGAGTCGCCTTAAAGCCCAGTTGCAATTTACCAGATTGAATGCGTGCCGTTTCAAAAACCTGGCGGCGACAGGCGCAGGCTCGCGTGAGCAAGGGCAGGCAACGGCAGCGCAGCTCCAGCAATTACGCGCGCAGATTGAGGGCGCGGAAGCCGCTGTCAAGGCAGAGGAGGAACAAACACGCGTCTTAAAAGCCCGGCACGAGGCCGCGCTGAAAACGTTGCAACAGGATGCGGCGCATGTTCATCAGGCAGAGCTCAACCTTTCTTACACGAAAATCATCGCGCCTTTTGACGGGGTGGTGGGTGAAAAAACCGTTCAGAACGGAAATTACGTCGGGCCGGGCACGGCTTTGATGGCGTTGGTCCCGATGAATGATCTCTGGGTGCGCGCCAATTATCGGGAAATCGCCCTCCTGCACGTCCAACCAGGCCAAAAGGCACGTATCCACGTTGATGCCTATAATATCGATCTTGATGGTGTCGTTGACAGCGTCCCACCAGCTTCAGGCGCCGCTTTTGCGCCGCTTGCGCCAGAGAATGCGACAGGCAATTTCACGAAAATCGTTCAGCGCCTGCCGGTCAAAATTGTCATATCGCCCGATCAACCTCTCGCAAATCTGCTGCGGATGGGGTTTTCTGTCGAAACGACGATTTACACCGGTAATGCTCATATTGTGGGGCGACAGGCCAAAACATCTGAAGCGATTACGGATAAATGA
- the guaB gene encoding IMP dehydrogenase, which translates to MENKSSRSGHDKLAGRIREALAFDDVLIEPAESNVLPTQTSTRTKLTPEIELQIPLLSSAMDTVTEDLMAIAMAQQGGMGVVHKNLRNEDHAEHVRRVKRFESGMVVNPMTVCPEQTLADVLAITKRHGISGLPVVQEKTGKLVGILTNRDMRFTSDPTTPVKNMMTHKNLVTVRHGTDAATARELLHQHRIEKLLVVDDHDRCIGLITVKDMDKSEAHPLAIKDGLGRLRCAAAIGVGDDGLERAAALIEAGVDVMVVDTAHGHSAGVLRTVAALRDRYPEVQIIGGNVATPEAAIALAKAGAKCVKIGIGPGSICTTRVVAGVGVPQFSAVMETALACHESGISAIADGGVRTSGDIVKAIGAGADAVMVGSLLAGCEESPGEVFLYQGRSYKSYRGMGSLGAMARGSADRYFQQEVKDALKLVPEGIEGQVPYKGGMAAVVHQLVGGLRAGMGYTGAATIADLQKNTKFRRITNAGLRESHVHDVKITREAPNYRQD; encoded by the coding sequence ATGGAAAATAAATCGTCGAGATCGGGGCATGACAAACTCGCTGGCCGCATCCGTGAGGCCCTCGCTTTTGACGATGTCCTTATCGAACCCGCCGAATCCAATGTCCTCCCCACCCAGACTTCTACCCGAACAAAGCTGACGCCGGAAATTGAACTGCAAATTCCGTTACTTTCCTCCGCAATGGATACAGTGACGGAAGATCTCATGGCCATCGCAATGGCGCAGCAGGGCGGCATGGGCGTCGTCCATAAAAATCTCAGGAATGAAGACCATGCAGAGCATGTTCGCCGCGTCAAGCGCTTTGAATCGGGGATGGTCGTCAATCCGATGACTGTCTGCCCGGAACAGACCCTGGCAGATGTGCTCGCCATCACAAAACGCCATGGCATTAGCGGCCTGCCGGTTGTGCAGGAAAAAACAGGGAAACTGGTCGGAATCCTGACCAATCGCGATATGCGCTTCACCTCCGATCCGACCACACCGGTCAAAAACATGATGACACATAAAAACCTTGTCACGGTGCGTCATGGGACGGATGCGGCGACAGCGCGAGAGCTCCTCCATCAACATCGGATAGAAAAACTGCTTGTGGTGGATGATCATGATCGCTGCATCGGGCTGATCACCGTTAAGGATATGGACAAGTCGGAGGCGCATCCGCTCGCGATCAAGGACGGGTTGGGCCGCCTGCGTTGCGCCGCCGCGATCGGGGTTGGAGATGACGGCCTTGAGCGTGCCGCGGCTTTGATTGAGGCTGGCGTTGATGTCATGGTCGTGGATACGGCGCACGGCCATTCTGCTGGCGTTCTGCGTACCGTGGCCGCATTGCGTGACCGCTATCCTGAAGTGCAGATTATCGGTGGGAATGTCGCAACGCCTGAAGCGGCGATCGCCCTAGCCAAAGCCGGAGCGAAATGCGTTAAAATCGGGATCGGTCCCGGCTCCATCTGCACAACGCGCGTTGTGGCCGGTGTCGGCGTGCCGCAATTCTCCGCCGTGATGGAAACCGCTTTGGCCTGCCATGAAAGTGGGATTTCCGCCATTGCGGATGGTGGCGTCCGCACTTCGGGCGATATTGTCAAGGCGATCGGCGCCGGGGCAGATGCTGTCATGGTGGGCTCCCTCCTCGCGGGATGTGAGGAGAGCCCGGGAGAGGTCTTCCTTTACCAGGGACGGTCTTATAAAAGTTATCGCGGCATGGGCTCGCTGGGCGCGATGGCGCGTGGATCGGCCGACCGTTACTTCCAGCAGGAGGTCAAAGACGCTTTGAAGCTCGTGCCGGAGGGGATCGAAGGGCAGGTGCCTTATAAGGGGGGTATGGCCGCCGTTGTACATCAGCTCGTCGGTGGTTTGCGGGCCGGTATGGGGTATACGGGTGCGGCGACAATTGCTGATTTGCAGAAAAACACCAAATTTCGGCGGATCACCAATGCCGGCTTGCGGGAAAGCCACGTCCATGACGTCAAGATCACCCGTGAGGCGCCGAACTATCGCCAGGATTAA